The Saccharopolyspora gloriosae genome window below encodes:
- a CDS encoding AAA family ATPase, with the protein MLRSFRLGNHRSFAEEQELLLMPAYDKTREVLPVAAIYGANASGKSNLLDGLRFMRSAVVDSFGHWDADGDDGVPRRPFRLDPALRAEPSTFVVELLIESVRYTYGFVLDDSAVREEWLYSYPENRRRVLFEREGREVKFGSTVRTAKVKREVLEEMTRENALLLSVAGQSRFDEIQPVHRWFVRTMRFRRSAASRPAAFGARRLAELLERGDTSREQVLNLIRAADLGIADVQVERREDRSRIDSYLWRAKRAEEAGESEEAERVKAHIAELEARGPDVEMLLKFVHAEGGDELFDLRDESEGTQQWIGLLPVVLSAIRAGSVLVVDEIDTSLHPLLTSRLIGLFLDQRINTSQAQLILTTHDTSLLGTMLGEESLPRDSVWFVEKDRAGRSSLYALSDFKPRKSENYERRYLHGSYGAVPFLAAERFAEAFGADR; encoded by the coding sequence ATGCTCCGGAGCTTCCGGCTCGGCAACCACCGCTCGTTCGCGGAGGAGCAGGAGCTGCTCCTGATGCCCGCCTACGACAAGACGCGTGAAGTCCTGCCGGTGGCGGCGATCTACGGGGCCAACGCGTCCGGCAAATCCAACCTGCTGGACGGGTTGCGGTTCATGCGGTCGGCAGTGGTGGATTCCTTCGGCCACTGGGACGCGGACGGTGACGATGGTGTGCCGAGGCGACCGTTCCGGCTCGACCCCGCGCTACGAGCAGAACCCTCGACCTTCGTCGTCGAGCTGCTCATCGAGTCCGTCCGCTACACCTACGGGTTCGTCCTGGACGACTCCGCCGTGCGCGAGGAGTGGCTCTACTCGTATCCGGAGAACCGGCGCCGGGTGCTCTTCGAACGTGAAGGCCGTGAGGTGAAGTTCGGCTCGACCGTCCGGACGGCGAAGGTCAAGCGCGAGGTACTGGAGGAGATGACTCGGGAGAACGCCCTGCTGCTCTCCGTGGCAGGGCAGTCCCGGTTCGACGAGATCCAGCCGGTTCACCGGTGGTTCGTGCGAACCATGCGATTCCGGAGATCCGCTGCCAGTCGCCCAGCGGCGTTCGGAGCTCGACGGCTCGCCGAGCTCCTGGAACGTGGTGACACATCTCGGGAACAGGTGTTGAACCTGATCAGAGCGGCAGACCTCGGCATCGCGGACGTCCAGGTGGAGCGGCGTGAAGATCGCAGCCGCATCGATTCGTACCTCTGGCGCGCCAAGCGGGCCGAGGAAGCAGGGGAGTCCGAAGAAGCGGAGCGCGTCAAGGCTCATATCGCCGAACTGGAGGCGCGCGGCCCGGACGTGGAGATGTTGCTCAAGTTCGTACACGCGGAAGGCGGCGACGAGCTGTTCGACCTCCGCGACGAATCGGAAGGCACGCAGCAGTGGATCGGGTTGCTGCCGGTAGTCCTGTCCGCAATCCGCGCCGGCTCCGTCCTCGTCGTCGACGAGATCGACACCAGCCTGCACCCGTTGCTCACCTCCCGGCTGATCGGCCTGTTCCTGGACCAGCGGATCAACACCAGCCAGGCTCAGCTGATCCTCACCACCCACGACACGAGCCTGCTCGGCACGATGCTCGGCGAGGAATCGCTTCCGCGTGATTCGGTGTGGTTCGTGGAGAAGGACCGCGCCGGACGGAGCTCGCTCTACGCGCTGTCCGACTTCAAACCGCGCAAGAGCGAGAACTACGAACGGCGCTACCTGCACGGCAGTTACGGCGCGGTCCCGTTCCTGGCGGCCGAGCGATTCGCGGAGGCGTTCGGGGCCGACCGGTGA
- a CDS encoding alpha/beta fold hydrolase: MKLNTTTFGDGPSTVGLVHGLGQSGELWHDFAAPLVDGGEHTVIAVDLRGHGDSPRGDSYLIDDFAADLVDTLPTGLDVLACHSLGGSIVPRAVEALAPRYALYLDPGFQLALPTSGWRARLFWAAPTLSLVISALARRGHQQQAAAAHTPRTRELTAQAKRKFDRRMIGEVYRDIAHHPFVPAAPAVPSTVLLSAEGDAVVPPELAADLERLGWDVRRLDDITHELWLEDPTRTTEAVADLF, from the coding sequence ATGAAGCTCAACACGACGACGTTCGGCGACGGACCCAGCACTGTCGGCCTGGTGCACGGCCTGGGGCAGTCCGGCGAGCTGTGGCACGACTTCGCCGCGCCGCTGGTCGACGGTGGCGAGCACACCGTGATCGCGGTCGACCTGCGCGGCCACGGGGACAGCCCGCGCGGCGACTCCTACCTGATCGACGACTTCGCCGCGGACCTCGTCGACACGCTGCCGACGGGCCTGGACGTGCTGGCCTGCCACTCGCTGGGCGGTTCGATCGTGCCCCGCGCGGTCGAAGCGCTCGCACCCCGGTACGCGCTGTACCTGGACCCCGGGTTCCAGCTGGCGCTGCCCACGAGCGGCTGGCGCGCCCGGCTGTTCTGGGCGGCCCCGACGCTGAGCCTCGTGATCAGCGCCCTCGCCCGCCGCGGCCACCAGCAGCAGGCCGCCGCGGCGCACACCCCGCGCACCCGCGAACTCACCGCGCAGGCCAAGCGGAAGTTCGACCGGCGCATGATCGGCGAGGTGTACCGGGACATCGCCCACCACCCGTTCGTCCCCGCTGCGCCCGCCGTGCCCAGCACCGTGCTGCTCTCCGCCGAAGGCGACGCGGTCGTGCCCCCGGAACTGGCGGCCGACCTGGAACGCCTCGGCTGGGACGTCCGCCGCTTGGACGACATCACCCACGAACTCTGGCTGGAAGACCCGACCAGAACCACCGAAGCCGTCGCCGACCTCTTCTGA
- a CDS encoding phospholipase, whose product MFRSATSRRGLVASVAAGAAMLLSVGTAHADLSDDELQQVTDQYLFETSLSDFIDLRSEQPHSGQLDWSSDSCSWSPDEPLGFDFSTSCDRHDFGYRNYKAQDRFSEDNRLRIDDNFKADMYSGCDDDSTCKAAANVYYEAVRQFGNMSTSTSSAVEQAEIKPVHAESGQVVGFEGKTRTGETMRFDS is encoded by the coding sequence GTGTTCCGTTCCGCCACTTCCCGCCGCGGTCTCGTCGCATCCGTCGCCGCGGGCGCCGCGATGCTGCTGTCCGTCGGCACCGCCCACGCCGACCTCTCCGATGACGAGTTGCAGCAGGTCACCGACCAGTACCTGTTCGAGACCTCGTTGAGCGACTTCATCGACCTGCGCTCCGAGCAGCCGCACTCCGGACAGCTGGACTGGTCGTCGGACAGCTGTTCCTGGTCGCCGGACGAGCCGCTGGGCTTCGACTTCTCCACCAGCTGCGACCGGCACGACTTCGGCTACCGCAACTACAAGGCGCAGGACCGGTTCTCCGAGGACAACCGGTTGCGCATCGACGACAACTTCAAGGCCGACATGTACTCGGGCTGCGATGACGACTCGACGTGCAAGGCGGCGGCGAACGTCTACTACGAGGCCGTGCGCCAGTTCGGCAACATGAGCACGTCCACGTCGTCGGCCGTCGAGCAGGCCGAGATCAAGCCGGTGCACGCCGAATCCGGCCAGGTCGTGGGCTTCGAGGGCAAGACGCGCACCGGGGAGACGATGCGCTTCGACTCCTGA
- a CDS encoding alpha-hydroxy acid oxidase: MVRRQIPRWSELRPLLRVEPPKLNPTQRRLSQAHTIADLRSIARRRTPRAVFDYTDGAAESETSLRRARQTFSEIEFHPSVLRDVSTVDTSRTILGKPSAMPFSLAPTGFTRMMNHEGEPAVARVAERAGIPYGLSTMGTTSVEDLAAAAPGARKWFQLYVWRDRSAGLELVRRAKEAGYEALMLTVDTAVAGARMRDVRNGLTIPPSLTVKTIADGALHPAWWINLLTTEPLRFASFTRWEGTVAELMNEMFDPSLSFADVEWLREIWDGPLIIKGLQNAADASKVVELGADAVILSNHGGRQLDRAPTMLELLPRVRDAIGDRGEIMLDTGILNGADIVAAVARGADSCLVGRAYLYGLMAGGERGVQRAVDILRTEIERTMRLLGVDSLTKLDDSYATLRPH; the protein is encoded by the coding sequence ATGGTGCGGCGGCAGATTCCACGCTGGTCCGAGTTGCGCCCGCTGCTGCGGGTGGAACCGCCGAAGTTGAACCCGACGCAGCGGCGGCTGTCGCAGGCGCACACCATCGCGGACCTGCGGTCGATCGCGCGGCGCCGCACCCCGCGCGCGGTGTTCGACTACACCGACGGCGCGGCGGAGAGCGAGACGAGCCTGCGACGAGCCAGGCAGACGTTCAGCGAGATCGAGTTCCACCCCTCGGTGCTGCGCGACGTGTCCACTGTGGACACGAGCAGGACGATCCTCGGGAAGCCCTCGGCGATGCCGTTCTCGTTGGCCCCCACAGGGTTCACGCGGATGATGAACCACGAGGGCGAGCCCGCGGTGGCACGGGTGGCCGAGCGCGCCGGCATTCCCTACGGCCTGTCCACGATGGGGACGACGTCCGTGGAGGACCTCGCCGCGGCGGCGCCGGGCGCGCGCAAGTGGTTCCAGCTCTACGTGTGGCGCGACCGCTCCGCGGGCCTGGAACTGGTGCGCCGGGCGAAGGAGGCCGGGTACGAGGCGCTGATGCTCACCGTGGACACGGCGGTCGCGGGCGCGCGGATGCGGGACGTGCGCAACGGTTTGACGATTCCGCCGTCGCTGACGGTGAAGACGATCGCCGACGGCGCGCTGCACCCGGCGTGGTGGATCAACCTGCTCACCACGGAGCCGTTGCGGTTCGCGTCGTTCACCCGCTGGGAGGGCACCGTCGCCGAGCTGATGAACGAGATGTTCGACCCGTCGCTGAGCTTCGCCGACGTGGAATGGCTGCGGGAGATCTGGGACGGCCCGCTGATCATCAAGGGCCTGCAGAACGCGGCGGACGCGAGCAAGGTCGTGGAGCTCGGCGCGGACGCGGTGATCCTCTCCAACCACGGCGGCCGCCAGCTGGACCGGGCGCCGACGATGCTGGAGCTGCTGCCGCGGGTGCGCGACGCGATCGGGGATCGCGGCGAGATCATGCTGGACACCGGCATCCTCAACGGCGCCGACATCGTGGCGGCGGTGGCGCGCGGCGCCGATTCCTGCCTGGTGGGCCGCGCCTACCTGTACGGCCTGATGGCGGGCGGTGAGCGCGGTGTCCAACGAGCCGTCGACATCCTGCGCACGGAGATCGAGCGCACGATGCGCCTGCTCGGCGTGGACTCCCTGACCAAGCTCGACGACTCGTACGCGACCTTGCGCCCCCACTGA